One segment of Leuconostoc lactis DNA contains the following:
- a CDS encoding phosphoribosylanthranilate isomerase, whose product MTKINLSGLLNVADADLVNTLQPDMASVILAPGHRYSVGIMTAMQIREQLDKNIPLYGVFDDQNVMDILTFFDNGVIQGVQLPSQTTEDAVTLLHDRGVPVIQVREPVEVMLEAAADIILIDTAATIETSFDWQSVPPKPLRKKPIMLAGDLTVDNLQTVMTQVQPEWVAIATAVEGDGVKNPTLLSQLVTIAHQN is encoded by the coding sequence ATGACTAAAATTAACTTGAGTGGGCTACTTAACGTGGCGGATGCTGATCTCGTCAATACGCTCCAACCTGACATGGCGAGCGTGATACTTGCGCCAGGACACCGCTACAGTGTTGGGATTATGACAGCGATGCAGATTCGTGAGCAGTTGGATAAAAACATACCACTATATGGTGTGTTTGACGATCAAAATGTGATGGATATCCTCACTTTTTTTGATAATGGTGTCATCCAAGGCGTGCAGTTGCCAAGTCAAACAACTGAAGATGCAGTAACCTTGTTACATGATCGGGGTGTTCCCGTGATTCAAGTTCGAGAACCGGTAGAAGTCATGCTAGAAGCAGCGGCTGATATTATTTTGATAGATACCGCTGCTACGATTGAGACATCTTTTGATTGGCAATCAGTGCCACCTAAGCCGCTTCGGAAAAAGCCAATCATGTTGGCGGGTGACTTGACAGTTGACAATCTACAAACTGTGATGACGCAGGTGCAACCAGAATGGGTCGCCATTGCTACGGCTGTTGAAGGTGATGGTGTGAAGAATCCGACCTTGCTGTCACAATTGGTCACGATTGCCCATCAAAATTAA
- a CDS encoding PFL family protein translates to METTQIIETINMVAEEHLDIRTVTMGISLLDTIAGTPADTAKNIYDKITTYAKDLVAVAQQIEREFGIPITNKRISVTPIALIAGKATPDEMLLYAHALDDAAKTVGVDFIGGYSALVQKGFANGDLALIKSLPRALTETDLVMSSVNIGSSKAGINLDAVKLMGETIKAITDKSDTANAKLVVFANAVEDNPFMAGAFHGVTEADVVINVGVSGPGVVKRALEKVKGEPIHIVAETVKKTAFKITRVGQMVGALAAERLGVEFGIVDLSLAPTPACGDSVAEVLEEIGLEMVGTHGTTAALMLLNDAVKKGGVMASQRVGGLSGAFIPVSEDAGMIDAVKAGILSLAKLEAMTSVCSVGLDMIAVPGDTPATTIAAMIADEAAIGVQNNKTTAVRVLPTNGTKVGDMVDYGGLLGTAPVMPVVPKSSADFINRGGHIPAPIHSFKN, encoded by the coding sequence ATGGAAACCACGCAAATTATAGAAACAATTAACATGGTTGCCGAAGAGCATTTGGATATTCGTACTGTGACAATGGGTATTTCACTGCTTGATACGATTGCTGGGACACCGGCAGATACGGCAAAAAATATTTATGATAAAATTACAACCTACGCCAAGGATTTAGTGGCGGTCGCGCAACAAATCGAACGTGAATTCGGGATTCCAATTACCAACAAGCGGATTAGTGTGACGCCAATTGCTTTAATCGCTGGTAAAGCTACGCCAGATGAGATGTTGTTATACGCGCATGCCTTGGATGATGCGGCTAAAACTGTTGGGGTTGACTTTATTGGCGGGTATTCAGCGCTTGTACAAAAGGGGTTTGCCAATGGTGACCTGGCTTTGATCAAATCATTGCCACGCGCGTTGACCGAAACAGACCTTGTCATGTCAAGTGTGAATATTGGGTCATCCAAAGCAGGCATTAACTTGGACGCGGTTAAGTTAATGGGTGAAACGATCAAAGCGATTACGGATAAGTCAGACACAGCCAATGCGAAGTTAGTGGTGTTTGCCAATGCGGTGGAAGATAATCCGTTTATGGCAGGGGCTTTCCATGGCGTGACAGAAGCCGATGTGGTGATTAATGTCGGTGTTTCTGGCCCTGGTGTGGTGAAGCGTGCACTTGAAAAAGTGAAGGGCGAACCAATTCATATTGTTGCGGAAACGGTTAAAAAGACTGCCTTTAAGATTACACGTGTCGGTCAAATGGTTGGGGCGTTAGCGGCTGAACGGTTGGGCGTTGAATTTGGCATTGTGGATTTGAGTTTAGCACCAACACCGGCTTGTGGTGATTCAGTGGCGGAAGTCTTGGAAGAAATTGGCTTAGAAATGGTCGGTACTCATGGGACAACAGCGGCTTTGATGTTGCTCAATGATGCGGTTAAAAAGGGTGGCGTGATGGCGTCACAGCGTGTTGGTGGATTATCAGGGGCCTTTATTCCGGTTTCTGAAGATGCGGGCATGATTGATGCGGTTAAAGCTGGTATTTTGTCATTGGCCAAGCTTGAGGCGATGACATCCGTCTGCTCAGTTGGGTTGGATATGATTGCCGTACCTGGTGATACGCCAGCAACAACGATTGCGGCTATGATCGCTGATGAAGCAGCGATTGGTGTGCAAAACAACAAGACAACCGCAGTCCGCGTGTTACCAACCAACGGGACTAAAGTTGGTGATATGGTGGACTATGGTGGCTTGCTGGGGACAGCGCCAGTGATGCCGGTTGTACCAAAATCAAGTGCTGATTTTATTAATCGTGGTGGGCATATTCCGGCCCCAATTCATTCCTTTAAGAATTAA
- a CDS encoding MFS transporter, with protein MTEKVALKELLAIVALSVVAFSGIMAETAMNVTFTVLSQEFNRDLNRIQWVTTLYLLAVTIMITTSAFLIKRFNSRWLWLSSVFIFLIGTLLSGFAPTLTWLLIGRILEGIAAGIAMPLVFNYVVDVVPAKYVGTYMGLASLVVGLAPSFGPTYGGALVEILGWRSIFFILLIAPFVSLLLGWWTIGKIKQPPITKSFDAVAFALLAVSLTAALLVVNTLESGTLNWPYLSLAVIMLLAFIWRSNTSQKVFLNLKLLTQLKFTALLVAISLYMFVMLGLNLIIPTYLQNVQHTSSFWAGFALLPGTLLGAFFNPLFGRMYDKIGAKAPIYIGHSIFTATVIILTILTKQLSLILVIVLYILFILGRNMSYTNAQTAAIAEQTDAVKSDATAIIQSTQMFMGALGTTVAALLQSHGGVLIGFGWFNLLAISLSLLIFGLLIFYFKSTR; from the coding sequence ATGACAGAAAAAGTAGCGTTAAAAGAACTTTTGGCGATTGTCGCTCTCTCAGTCGTTGCCTTCTCAGGCATTATGGCTGAAACCGCCATGAATGTCACCTTTACGGTGTTATCACAAGAATTCAATCGCGATTTAAACAGGATTCAATGGGTGACGACGCTTTATCTCTTAGCCGTCACCATCATGATTACGACCAGTGCTTTTTTGATTAAGCGCTTTAATAGCCGATGGTTATGGTTGAGTAGTGTGTTTATTTTCCTAATTGGCACGCTGTTAAGTGGTTTTGCCCCAACACTCACATGGCTTTTGATCGGCCGTATCCTAGAAGGTATTGCCGCCGGCATTGCCATGCCGTTAGTCTTCAACTATGTTGTTGATGTCGTACCAGCTAAATACGTGGGTACCTATATGGGGCTCGCCTCACTGGTGGTTGGTTTAGCGCCGTCATTTGGTCCCACTTACGGCGGTGCCTTAGTTGAAATTTTGGGTTGGCGGTCCATTTTCTTTATTCTATTAATCGCACCATTCGTCTCTTTACTACTGGGTTGGTGGACAATTGGTAAAATTAAACAACCACCCATCACCAAATCATTTGACGCTGTGGCTTTTGCGCTCCTAGCTGTGTCGCTAACGGCAGCCTTACTGGTGGTCAATACACTTGAATCCGGCACTTTGAATTGGCCTTATTTAAGTTTAGCCGTCATCATGCTACTGGCTTTTATTTGGCGTAGCAACACCTCACAAAAAGTATTCTTAAATTTAAAACTACTGACACAATTAAAATTTACCGCCTTATTAGTTGCGATTTCGTTGTATATGTTTGTCATGTTGGGGTTAAATTTAATCATTCCAACCTATCTCCAAAATGTCCAACACACCTCAAGCTTCTGGGCAGGATTTGCTTTATTACCTGGTACCCTGTTAGGCGCCTTTTTCAACCCCTTATTTGGTCGTATGTACGACAAAATCGGTGCTAAAGCACCGATCTATATTGGTCACAGTATTTTCACTGCGACTGTTATCATTCTGACAATTTTGACGAAGCAGTTGAGTCTCATCTTAGTGATTGTGCTCTACATTTTGTTTATTCTCGGTCGCAATATGTCGTATACAAATGCACAAACAGCCGCAATTGCTGAACAAACTGATGCGGTAAAATCTGATGCGACAGCCATTATTCAATCAACACAAATGTTTATGGGGGCTTTGGGCACCACCGTTGCCGCACTCCTACAATCACACGGCGGCGTCTTAATTGGCTTTGGTTGGTTTAATTTGCTGGCGATTAGCTTATCCCTGTTGATTTTCGGACTCCTTATTTTTTACTTTAAATCAACACGATAA
- a CDS encoding ACT domain-containing protein codes for MAKAVVTVVGKDKPGIIASVAQTLASHDVNILDVSQTIMSDIFTMSMLVNLEQLDETFNGLQDDLNVLGQQLNVEIHTQREEIFDAMRRV; via the coding sequence GTGGCAAAAGCAGTTGTAACCGTAGTTGGAAAAGATAAGCCAGGCATTATCGCCAGCGTGGCACAAACCTTAGCATCACATGATGTGAACATTTTAGATGTCTCACAAACGATCATGTCGGATATTTTCACAATGAGCATGTTGGTGAATCTTGAACAACTAGACGAAACCTTTAATGGCTTACAAGATGATTTAAATGTACTTGGGCAACAGTTAAATGTTGAAATTCATACCCAACGTGAAGAAATTTTTGATGCGATGCGTCGTGTTTAA
- a CDS encoding aldose 1-epimerase family protein: MITLENNDLKVQINEYGAELTSVWHKQAELEYIWVGDPKYWGRHASNLFPIVGRLRGDQFKVAGETYFMNQHGFARNTLFEVVEQSETRAVFRIHDTDSTLRIYPFKFQFDISYELTDDNELKVAYIVTNTDKEESLFFSVGGHPAFNLPLDGGKFSDYYVSIEPEKIYDRVRLTGPYSNPNAATPFNANIPLRLRQEDYHDDAIILKLDRQKTSFLLARLANQHGLRMTLENAQFIGIWTPAGKQAPFIALEPWWGIADTVDSTGNFKEKFGVNVLAAGDTFKGTYSMQFF; this comes from the coding sequence ATGATTACACTAGAAAACAATGACTTAAAAGTTCAAATTAACGAATACGGCGCTGAATTGACAAGCGTTTGGCATAAACAGGCTGAGTTGGAATATATTTGGGTTGGAGACCCTAAATATTGGGGACGCCATGCGTCTAATCTTTTTCCAATTGTTGGTCGTTTACGCGGTGATCAATTCAAAGTTGCTGGTGAAACTTATTTTATGAATCAACATGGTTTTGCGCGTAATACCTTGTTTGAGGTCGTCGAACAAAGTGAGACTCGTGCGGTTTTCCGGATTCATGACACGGATTCAACTTTGCGTATTTACCCATTTAAGTTCCAATTTGATATTAGTTATGAGCTAACCGATGACAACGAATTGAAAGTTGCTTATATTGTGACGAATACGGATAAAGAAGAATCCCTCTTCTTTAGCGTTGGTGGGCATCCTGCCTTTAATCTACCATTGGATGGCGGTAAGTTTTCAGACTACTACGTATCAATTGAACCAGAAAAAATCTATGATCGCGTACGCTTGACTGGGCCATACTCAAATCCTAATGCTGCAACACCGTTTAATGCCAATATTCCGTTGCGGTTGCGACAAGAAGATTATCATGATGATGCCATTATTCTAAAGTTAGATCGCCAAAAAACGTCATTCTTGCTAGCACGTTTGGCGAACCAACACGGGCTACGGATGACGTTAGAAAACGCACAATTTATTGGCATCTGGACACCAGCCGGTAAGCAAGCACCATTTATTGCCCTGGAGCCTTGGTGGGGTATTGCTGATACGGTAGATTCAACGGGTAACTTCAAAGAAAAGTTTGGCGTGAATGTTTTGGCTGCCGGTGATACCTTTAAAGGCACATATAGTATGCAATTCTTTTAA
- the xerC gene encoding tyrosine recombinase XerC, translating into MTTKEAQLYQDYLQAERQYSDLTVKAYLTDIEAFTTFLAENGGFTTYRAVQTLDVRVYLNELYERRLARTTIARKISSLRMFFQFMLANQFVSDNPFENVALRKHQSHLPEFFYESELTTLFEVAYAEDEPLWQRNAALLEFLYATGARVAEIANLTIAQLDFAQRLVLIHGKGNKDRYVPFGHFAAQAMTQYLHELRPQLVAKQAPHDRVFVNHRGEPITAAGITYILNELMKKSALTGTIHPHMLRHTFATHLLNHGADMRTVQELLGHVNLSTTQMYTHVTRESLQKNYQSFFPRAKKD; encoded by the coding sequence ATGACAACCAAAGAAGCACAATTGTATCAAGATTACCTGCAAGCTGAACGGCAATATTCTGATTTAACCGTTAAAGCTTATCTAACCGATATCGAGGCTTTCACCACGTTTTTAGCCGAAAATGGTGGTTTTACGACCTACCGTGCGGTGCAGACTTTAGACGTTCGGGTGTATTTAAATGAGTTGTATGAGCGCCGGTTGGCACGTACAACAATTGCGCGCAAAATCAGTAGTTTACGGATGTTTTTTCAATTTATGTTGGCCAATCAATTTGTCAGTGATAATCCGTTTGAAAATGTGGCGTTGCGCAAACACCAAAGCCATTTACCGGAATTTTTTTACGAATCGGAATTGACGACATTGTTTGAAGTGGCTTATGCAGAAGACGAGCCACTTTGGCAACGTAACGCGGCATTGCTTGAATTTTTGTATGCGACAGGTGCGCGTGTGGCGGAAATTGCCAATTTAACCATTGCCCAACTCGATTTTGCCCAACGATTAGTGTTAATTCATGGTAAAGGTAACAAGGATCGCTACGTGCCATTTGGTCATTTTGCAGCGCAAGCGATGACCCAGTATTTACATGAGCTACGACCGCAGTTAGTGGCGAAACAAGCCCCGCATGATCGTGTCTTTGTGAATCATCGTGGCGAACCGATTACGGCAGCTGGGATTACTTATATTTTAAATGAATTGATGAAAAAATCAGCGTTAACTGGCACCATTCATCCGCATATGTTGCGTCATACTTTTGCCACCCATTTGTTGAACCACGGGGCTGATATGCGCACAGTTCAGGAATTATTGGGACATGTGAACTTGTCAACCACGCAGATGTATACACATGTGACACGTGAAAGCCTGCAAAAAAATTATCAGTCTTTCTTTCCACGGGCAAAAAAAGACTGA